One genomic segment of Kiritimatiella glycovorans includes these proteins:
- the ftsY gene encoding signal recognition particle-docking protein FtsY yields the protein MASWREALRKTRRTVRRGLGTLFGGGRPSEEAVEELEENLLAADLPARLAMELVETAEASGGDGLREGIERRLIEELGPAAPVSWAEAPRPMTVLLVGANGSGKTTTAAKLARRAAGNGRKPLLCAADTFRAAGTEQLALWAERVGCDVVRGQRGSDAAAVAYDAQQAALARGADTLLVDTAGRMHTREPLMRELGKISRALEKGREHAPEETWIVLDASIGQNAVAQAKFFHQAVPLTGAILTKLDGSAKGGAVFAVRRELGIPLLYAGLGEGEEDLAPFDPESFVRSIFEEDDEGV from the coding sequence ATGGCGTCTTGGCGTGAAGCCCTGCGCAAGACCCGCCGCACCGTACGCCGGGGTCTCGGTACGCTGTTCGGGGGCGGCCGGCCCTCCGAAGAGGCGGTCGAGGAGCTGGAGGAAAACCTGCTGGCCGCCGATCTCCCGGCGCGGCTGGCGATGGAGCTGGTCGAGACGGCGGAGGCGTCGGGCGGAGACGGGTTGCGTGAGGGAATCGAGCGGCGCCTGATCGAGGAACTGGGACCGGCCGCGCCGGTCTCCTGGGCGGAGGCGCCGCGCCCGATGACGGTGCTGCTGGTGGGCGCGAACGGTTCGGGCAAGACGACCACCGCGGCAAAGCTGGCCCGGCGGGCGGCGGGAAACGGCCGCAAACCGCTGCTGTGCGCGGCCGATACGTTCCGGGCCGCCGGCACCGAACAGCTCGCACTGTGGGCGGAACGCGTCGGCTGCGACGTGGTCCGGGGGCAGCGCGGGTCCGATGCCGCCGCCGTGGCCTACGATGCCCAGCAGGCGGCGCTCGCGCGGGGGGCGGACACGCTGCTGGTGGATACCGCCGGCCGTATGCATACCCGCGAACCGCTGATGCGCGAGCTGGGCAAAATCTCCCGCGCACTCGAGAAGGGGCGGGAGCACGCGCCCGAAGAGACCTGGATCGTGCTCGATGCCTCGATCGGCCAGAACGCCGTGGCGCAGGCGAAGTTTTTCCATCAGGCCGTGCCGCTGACCGGTGCGATCCTGACTAAACTGGACGGCTCGGCGAAAGGCGGGGCGGTCTTCGCGGTGCGACGCGAACTCGGGATTCCCCTCCTTTACGCCGGACTCGGCGAGGGCGAGGAGGATCTCGCGCCCTTCGATCCGGAATCGTTCGTACGATCGATATTTGAAGAGGACGACGAAGGCGTATGA
- the nusB gene encoding transcription antitermination factor NusB, with protein MNEQKGMAESFEDLPALAAQTRDGRGGAQGLRFAIAVSRFNLALTGELARSAVDALRGAGARQEDLTVCWAPGAGELPGVLAALAEQSSFDALIALGAVIEGETSHARMIIRSTGFALQELARSTGTPVINEIVGAPSWAHAEARCRYGEGSRGWYAAEAAVETANLYRRIRAPHPPPVSPPPPVEPTPSPEVPETGAAEPEIWQPSARPDRGEPQPGDEPSPPPPSEEPEPESRPARGRREARRWAVQMLYQADLNPSPIEELFASFFEDKRPVARFRTFAEKTVREVMARRGELDARLQSFTPNWEVERMGCVDRNIMRVALYEMFYRDDIPPVVSINEAIEIAKDLSSDESARFVNGVLDKVRKSISRPARTVRPGPVTGEEEE; from the coding sequence ATGAACGAGCAGAAGGGCATGGCGGAATCATTCGAGGACCTGCCGGCACTGGCGGCGCAGACACGCGACGGGCGCGGAGGCGCGCAGGGTCTGCGCTTCGCGATCGCGGTCAGCCGGTTTAACCTCGCCCTGACCGGCGAACTGGCGCGCAGTGCGGTCGACGCCCTCCGCGGCGCGGGCGCCCGCCAGGAGGACCTTACGGTATGCTGGGCGCCCGGCGCCGGCGAACTCCCGGGTGTTCTCGCCGCACTCGCGGAACAAAGCTCCTTCGACGCCCTGATCGCGCTCGGGGCGGTGATCGAAGGCGAGACCTCCCACGCGCGGATGATCATCCGGTCGACCGGCTTCGCCCTGCAGGAGCTGGCGCGGAGCACCGGCACCCCGGTGATCAACGAGATCGTCGGCGCGCCCTCCTGGGCGCATGCCGAGGCGCGCTGCCGCTACGGTGAAGGCAGCCGCGGGTGGTACGCAGCGGAGGCGGCGGTCGAGACCGCGAATCTCTACCGGCGGATCCGGGCCCCGCACCCCCCGCCGGTCTCGCCCCCTCCGCCGGTTGAACCGACCCCCTCGCCGGAAGTCCCGGAAACGGGTGCGGCGGAGCCGGAGATCTGGCAGCCCTCGGCCCGGCCGGATCGCGGGGAACCGCAGCCCGGCGACGAACCGTCGCCGCCACCTCCTTCCGAAGAGCCTGAGCCGGAATCCCGGCCGGCCCGCGGACGGCGCGAAGCGCGTCGCTGGGCCGTGCAGATGCTCTACCAGGCCGACCTCAACCCGTCGCCGATCGAGGAGCTGTTCGCCTCCTTTTTCGAAGACAAGCGGCCGGTGGCGCGATTCCGGACTTTTGCGGAGAAGACCGTGCGCGAGGTCATGGCGAGGCGCGGGGAACTCGACGCGCGGCTGCAGTCGTTCACCCCCAACTGGGAGGTGGAGCGCATGGGATGTGTGGACCGGAACATCATGCGCGTGGCCCTCTACGAAATGTTTTATCGCGACGATATCCCCCCGGTGGTCTCCATCAACGAGGCCATAGAAATCGCCAAGGATTTGAGTTCGGACGAATCCGCGCGCTTCGTCAACGGCGTTCTCGACAAGGTGCGTAAATCGATCAGCCGCCCGGCACGGACGGTGCGTCCGGGGCCGGTGACGGGGGAGGAAGAGGAGTGA
- the ribB gene encoding 3,4-dihydroxy-2-butanone-4-phosphate synthase, with protein MPDPLPEVIEDIRAGRMVIVVDDEHRENEGDLICAAEHVTPEMLNFMVARGRGLVCVPMAGSELSRLGLTRMMPLQEEGDKYKTAFMDSVDVKEGTTTGISAAERALTARALADPEAAADDFLKPGHMFPLKSANGGVLERAGHTEATVDLARLAGCRPVGVCCEILNDDGTMARRDDLVTFAREHGLKLTTLAEIARHRFIHEDLVELEREVRMPTDYGDFRMRMYVSEVDPLPHLALIRGEPTEERPHPMVRVHSECLTGDVFGSQRCDCGPQLRTAMRRVSEYGYGAIVYMRQEGRGIGLSKKIHAYELQEKGMDTVEANEHLGFQPDLRDYGIGAQILRHLGMRRIRLLTNNPAKIEGLDKYGIRVEERVPLILPCSEYNARYLKTKREKLRHML; from the coding sequence GTGCCGGACCCGCTGCCGGAAGTGATCGAGGATATCCGCGCCGGACGGATGGTCATCGTGGTCGACGATGAACACCGCGAGAATGAAGGCGACCTGATCTGCGCGGCGGAACACGTCACGCCCGAAATGCTGAATTTCATGGTCGCCCGCGGACGGGGCCTGGTCTGCGTGCCGATGGCGGGCAGCGAGCTGTCGCGGCTGGGGCTGACGCGCATGATGCCGCTTCAGGAGGAGGGCGATAAGTATAAGACCGCGTTCATGGATTCGGTCGACGTCAAAGAAGGCACGACCACCGGGATCAGTGCCGCGGAACGCGCTCTCACCGCCCGCGCCCTGGCCGACCCCGAAGCGGCTGCGGACGATTTTCTGAAGCCCGGCCATATGTTTCCGCTCAAAAGCGCGAACGGCGGCGTGCTCGAGCGCGCCGGGCATACGGAGGCGACGGTGGATCTGGCGCGCCTGGCGGGGTGCCGCCCCGTCGGGGTGTGCTGCGAGATCCTCAACGACGACGGCACCATGGCCCGCAGAGACGACCTGGTCACGTTCGCGCGCGAACACGGGCTCAAACTTACGACGCTTGCAGAAATCGCCCGCCACCGATTTATCCACGAGGATCTCGTCGAACTGGAACGCGAGGTCAGAATGCCGACCGATTACGGCGACTTCAGGATGCGCATGTACGTTTCGGAAGTCGACCCGCTGCCCCACCTCGCCCTCATCCGCGGGGAACCGACGGAGGAACGCCCGCATCCCATGGTTCGGGTCCACAGCGAATGTCTCACCGGCGACGTCTTCGGGTCGCAGCGCTGCGACTGCGGTCCGCAGCTCAGGACCGCGATGCGCCGCGTCAGTGAGTACGGCTACGGCGCGATCGTCTACATGCGCCAGGAGGGGCGGGGGATCGGTCTTTCCAAGAAGATTCACGCCTACGAACTTCAGGAGAAGGGCATGGACACCGTGGAGGCCAACGAGCACCTCGGATTTCAGCCCGATCTGCGCGACTACGGAATCGGCGCGCAGATCCTGCGGCACCTCGGAATGCGCCGCATCCGGCTGCTGACCAACAACCCGGCGAAGATCGAGGGACTCGATAAATACGGAATCCGGGTCGAGGAGCGCGTACCGCTCATCCTTCCGTGTTCCGAGTACAATGCGCGCTACCTGAAGACGAAGAGGGAAAAGCTACGGCATATGCTGTGA
- a CDS encoding type II toxin-antitoxin system VapC family toxin, with product MRIVLDTSVAIAWYLNEPFSFEARRWQTRCAEGRDRVMVPTLHYQEFANVLRTYTKRGELDPELAEDIYGLHCEAPLEVTDPPRAGLLKTAYDYDATAYDAAYILLALTVDARLLTAERTTTPWVVKLGERVTIVG from the coding sequence ATGAGAATCGTTCTCGATACGAGCGTGGCCATCGCCTGGTACCTGAATGAGCCGTTCTCGTTTGAGGCGCGCCGCTGGCAGACCCGTTGTGCGGAAGGACGGGATAGGGTGATGGTCCCGACGCTGCACTACCAGGAGTTCGCGAACGTTCTTCGAACGTACACAAAACGCGGTGAGCTTGACCCGGAACTGGCCGAGGACATCTACGGGCTTCACTGTGAAGCCCCCCTCGAGGTCACGGATCCCCCGCGTGCCGGACTGCTTAAGACGGCGTATGACTATGATGCGACCGCTTATGATGCTGCGTACATCCTGTTGGCCCTGACCGTCGACGCCCGGCTTCTCACCGCGGAACGAACCACCACTCCGTGGGTGGTGAAGCTTGGTGAGCGCGTCACAATCGTCGGGTGA
- a CDS encoding type II toxin-antitoxin system VapB family antitoxin, with translation MRTNIVLDDALVQEAMQYSSARSKRMLVHEALATFVVVKREEQKRASYQERLADVRRRVGERRMSLSAVEAIRADRKRDA, from the coding sequence ATGAGAACCAATATAGTTCTGGACGATGCGTTGGTGCAGGAGGCGATGCAATACTCCTCGGCTCGGAGCAAGCGGATGCTCGTTCATGAGGCCCTGGCTACTTTTGTGGTCGTGAAGCGCGAAGAACAGAAGCGGGCTTCGTATCAGGAACGGCTCGCCGATGTGCGCCGGCGCGTGGGCGAACGGCGCATGAGCCTGTCGGCGGTGGAGGCGATACGGGCGGACAGGAAGCGTGACGCATGA
- the tkt gene encoding transketolase: MNRELIANTIRGLSMDGVEAAKSGHPGMPMGMADVATVLWTKYLRHNPANPDWADRDRFVLSAGHGSMLLYSLLHLAGYDLPLDQLNQFRQWGSRTPGHPEYGHTTGVETTTGPLGQGCCNAVGFALAEQMLAARFNTDETSVVDHRTWVIASDGDLMEGASHEAFALAGHLKLGRLVVLYDDNNISIEGDTDLSYSDDVRKRFEGYHWNVLEIDGHDYDEIDAALEKACACVDAPTLVICHTRIGKGSPNMEGSEATHGAALGEDEVEATKKALGLPTDELFHVPDEVRTAFAEVAEQGAAAEREWNERFAQWRKADGERAALWDLHMSGDVPADLAAHLPEFKAGDKIATRKASGAVIQKMAAAYPPLVGGSADLAPSNKSLIDDGGDVAAGCFGPRNLHFGVRELGMTAILNGLALHGGFRPYGATFLVFADFMRPAIRLAALMKQPAVYVLTHDSFYVGEDGPTHEPIETLASLRIIPNMTVIRPSDATETGAAWVQALKHREGPTALLLTRQGLPVIDREECAPAANLERGAYTLWESGDGTPQIILIGSGSEVDLALQAGRRLADEGTAVRVVSMPSRELFEAQDESYRKSVLPPEVECRLAVEAGVTYGWERYTGAKGRVIGIDHFGASAPAARIAQEFGFTVDHVYETACEMVK, translated from the coding sequence TTGAACAGAGAACTTATCGCGAACACGATCCGGGGCCTTTCGATGGACGGCGTGGAGGCGGCCAAATCGGGTCATCCCGGAATGCCGATGGGGATGGCGGACGTCGCCACGGTGCTGTGGACGAAGTATTTGCGGCACAATCCCGCCAACCCCGACTGGGCGGACCGCGACCGTTTTGTGCTTTCCGCCGGTCACGGATCGATGCTGCTCTACTCGCTGCTGCATCTGGCCGGATACGATCTTCCGCTCGACCAGCTCAATCAGTTCCGCCAGTGGGGCAGCCGGACGCCCGGCCACCCCGAGTACGGCCACACGACCGGCGTCGAAACCACCACCGGCCCGCTCGGCCAGGGATGCTGCAACGCCGTCGGATTCGCCCTGGCCGAGCAGATGCTCGCGGCGCGGTTCAACACGGACGAGACCTCCGTGGTCGACCACCGCACCTGGGTGATCGCCAGTGACGGCGACCTGATGGAGGGCGCCTCGCACGAAGCCTTCGCGCTGGCCGGCCACCTGAAACTCGGCAGGCTGGTCGTACTGTACGACGACAACAACATCAGCATTGAGGGCGATACGGATCTGTCCTACAGCGATGATGTCCGCAAACGCTTCGAGGGCTATCACTGGAACGTCCTCGAGATCGACGGCCACGATTACGACGAGATCGACGCCGCGCTGGAGAAGGCCTGCGCCTGCGTGGACGCCCCCACGCTCGTCATCTGCCATACCCGCATCGGAAAGGGCAGTCCGAACATGGAAGGCTCGGAGGCGACCCATGGCGCCGCGCTCGGCGAAGACGAGGTCGAGGCGACCAAGAAGGCGCTGGGACTGCCGACGGACGAACTCTTCCACGTGCCCGACGAGGTGCGCACCGCCTTCGCCGAAGTGGCGGAACAGGGCGCCGCGGCGGAGCGGGAATGGAACGAACGCTTCGCGCAGTGGCGTAAGGCCGACGGCGAGCGTGCCGCGCTCTGGGATCTGCACATGAGCGGCGACGTGCCCGCCGATCTCGCCGCGCACCTCCCCGAATTCAAGGCGGGCGACAAGATCGCCACGCGCAAGGCCTCCGGGGCGGTGATCCAGAAGATGGCCGCCGCCTACCCTCCCCTCGTCGGCGGCTCCGCCGACCTGGCGCCGAGCAACAAGTCGCTGATCGATGACGGCGGCGACGTCGCGGCGGGCTGCTTTGGACCCCGCAACCTGCACTTCGGGGTGCGCGAACTGGGCATGACCGCGATCCTCAACGGCCTCGCCCTGCACGGCGGCTTCCGCCCCTACGGCGCGACCTTCCTGGTGTTCGCCGACTTCATGCGCCCGGCGATCCGGCTGGCGGCGCTGATGAAGCAGCCCGCGGTTTACGTCCTGACGCACGACAGTTTTTACGTCGGCGAGGACGGTCCCACGCACGAGCCGATCGAGACCCTGGCCAGCCTGCGGATCATTCCGAACATGACGGTGATCCGTCCCTCGGACGCCACGGAGACCGGCGCGGCCTGGGTCCAGGCCTTGAAGCATCGCGAAGGGCCGACGGCGCTGCTGCTCACCCGCCAGGGGCTGCCGGTCATCGACCGCGAGGAGTGCGCGCCGGCCGCGAACCTCGAGCGCGGCGCCTACACGCTGTGGGAGAGCGGCGACGGCACGCCGCAGATCATTCTGATCGGCAGCGGCTCGGAGGTGGATCTCGCGCTGCAGGCGGGCCGCCGCCTGGCGGACGAGGGCACGGCCGTCCGCGTGGTGAGCATGCCTTCGCGCGAGCTGTTCGAAGCCCAGGACGAGTCGTACCGGAAGAGCGTCCTGCCGCCCGAAGTCGAGTGCCGCCTGGCGGTCGAGGCCGGCGTGACATACGGCTGGGAGCGGTATACGGGGGCGAAAGGCCGCGTGATCGGCATCGATCACTTCGGCGCCTCGGCCCCGGCCGCGCGCATCGCACAGGAGTTCGGATTCACCGTGGACCACGTCTACGAGACGGCCTGCGAAATGGTGAAATGA
- a CDS encoding ubiquinone/menaquinone biosynthesis methyltransferase, with protein sequence MPSAPHPPRPGGAAMFSRIAPRYDLLNGLLSLGLDRVWRRRAAAALPERCPRVLDLAAGTGDQAIADLRARPGGRVDAVDPSPEMLDRARRKAADAGLSSISFQVAAAEGLPFDDAVFDAATCAFGVRNFEDRPRALRELRRVLRPQARLVVLELTRPRAPVFRGLHALYCHSAVPLAGRILAGDARAYRYLDRSVAAFDAHRFRGTMEAAGFGNVRVNPLTFGAVTVFTGERVTP encoded by the coding sequence ATGCCGTCCGCTCCCCATCCGCCCCGCCCCGGCGGTGCGGCCATGTTCAGCCGCATCGCCCCGCGGTACGACCTGCTGAACGGGCTGCTCTCGCTCGGCCTCGACAGGGTCTGGCGGCGCAGGGCGGCCGCGGCGCTGCCGGAACGTTGTCCGCGCGTGCTCGACCTCGCCGCCGGTACGGGGGATCAGGCGATAGCCGATCTGCGGGCGCGTCCGGGAGGACGGGTGGACGCCGTGGATCCCTCGCCGGAGATGCTCGACCGCGCGCGGCGGAAGGCGGCGGACGCCGGCCTGTCGTCGATATCCTTTCAGGTCGCGGCGGCGGAGGGACTGCCTTTCGACGACGCGGTATTCGACGCCGCCACCTGTGCGTTCGGAGTGCGCAATTTTGAGGACCGGCCACGCGCGCTAAGGGAACTCCGGCGGGTCCTCCGCCCGCAGGCGAGACTCGTCGTGCTCGAACTCACCCGTCCCCGGGCGCCGGTTTTCCGCGGGCTGCACGCCCTGTACTGCCACAGCGCGGTTCCACTGGCGGGGAGGATACTCGCCGGCGATGCACGGGCCTACCGCTATCTCGACCGGTCCGTGGCGGCGTTTGACGCGCACCGCTTCCGCGGCACCATGGAAGCGGCGGGATTCGGAAACGTACGTGTGAATCCGCTGACCTTCGGCGCGGTAACGGTATTCACCGGCGAGCGGGTCACCCCGTGA
- a CDS encoding WecB/TagA/CpsF family glycosyltransferase — MKSNDAVSTRVPLVLFGVPFDNVNFEEAVGWVAERIRSGRPACVTTPNLDFLSQAWRDPELQRILIESDLVIADGWPIVAASSRFGPRLKERVTGSDLTPRLAERAAREGWRVYLLGGREGVPERAAAALKARYPKLKVVGTFSPPYAPLHEMNHEDLRRRLREAAPDLLLVAFGAPKQEKWINMHFRDWDVPVAIGVGGTFDFLAGTQRRAPRAFQKLRMEWLWRMLSDPKRLAGRYARNAAFLLGASHRIAKARRTPDAEVPPAESKLPWDRVGAVFRMMPSLARERNAAAWVAETVKEITPARPSVVIDLGERPWLSSLELGAMIEVRKGCREAGGEFVAVRPRPKVHRVLSTCRLDHYMEVLADAATACSLLEKRAAWKTGAGVEVESGRMRVRLPRELTAVEVPGLRSRCEAMWEQWRPLESCEIDASGLDFLDSAAVGMLAGLKKRADVDGVAWSCHGFGEKPLRILRVARVEKILVTG, encoded by the coding sequence ATGAAATCGAATGACGCAGTGTCGACCCGCGTACCCCTGGTCCTGTTCGGCGTCCCGTTCGATAATGTGAATTTCGAGGAGGCCGTGGGGTGGGTGGCGGAGCGGATCCGCTCGGGAAGGCCCGCCTGCGTGACGACCCCCAACCTGGATTTCCTCAGCCAGGCGTGGCGCGATCCGGAGCTGCAGCGTATTCTCATCGAGTCCGATCTCGTGATCGCCGACGGGTGGCCGATCGTGGCCGCGTCCTCCCGTTTCGGCCCCCGGCTCAAGGAACGGGTGACCGGCAGCGACCTCACGCCCCGGCTCGCGGAACGTGCCGCGCGCGAAGGATGGCGCGTCTACCTGTTGGGCGGCAGAGAAGGGGTCCCCGAGCGCGCGGCGGCGGCGCTGAAAGCGCGTTACCCGAAACTCAAGGTCGTCGGCACCTTCTCCCCGCCCTACGCCCCGCTGCACGAGATGAACCATGAGGACCTGCGCCGGCGTCTGCGCGAGGCTGCCCCCGATCTGCTGCTGGTCGCCTTCGGCGCGCCCAAACAGGAGAAGTGGATCAATATGCATTTCCGCGATTGGGATGTCCCGGTCGCGATCGGGGTGGGGGGGACCTTCGACTTTCTGGCCGGAACCCAGCGCCGCGCACCCCGGGCGTTTCAAAAGCTGAGAATGGAGTGGTTGTGGCGCATGCTCAGCGATCCCAAACGCCTGGCGGGCCGTTACGCCCGCAATGCCGCCTTTCTCCTCGGCGCCTCGCACCGGATCGCGAAGGCGCGGCGCACCCCCGATGCGGAGGTGCCGCCCGCGGAATCGAAGCTGCCATGGGACCGCGTGGGCGCGGTCTTTCGCATGATGCCTTCGCTGGCCCGGGAAAGGAATGCCGCGGCGTGGGTGGCCGAAACGGTAAAGGAGATTACGCCCGCCAGACCTTCGGTCGTGATCGATCTCGGCGAACGCCCCTGGCTCTCGAGCCTGGAGCTGGGGGCGATGATCGAGGTGCGCAAAGGCTGCCGGGAGGCGGGCGGCGAGTTTGTCGCCGTGCGGCCCCGTCCGAAAGTGCACCGCGTGCTCTCCACCTGCCGGCTCGACCACTACATGGAGGTGCTCGCCGATGCCGCCACCGCCTGTTCCCTGCTCGAAAAGCGTGCCGCCTGGAAGACGGGCGCCGGAGTCGAGGTCGAGTCGGGCCGGATGCGCGTGCGGCTGCCGCGGGAACTCACCGCCGTGGAGGTCCCCGGACTGCGAAGCCGCTGCGAGGCGATGTGGGAGCAGTGGCGCCCGCTGGAGTCCTGCGAGATCGATGCGTCCGGCCTCGACTTCCTGGATTCAGCGGCCGTCGGCATGCTGGCGGGCCTGAAGAAACGCGCCGACGTCGACGGTGTGGCCTGGTCGTGTCACGGGTTCGGCGAAAAGCCTCTCCGCATCCTGCGCGTGGCCCGCGTGGAGAAGATCCTCGTCACGGGGTGA
- a CDS encoding DUF502 domain-containing protein: protein MNTVWASIRKNILIGLLLVTPLAVTLFLIRFLYNIVHGPLSTLLPEAMRHPVMQPLLVLAAIGLGMLCLFLLGFFFRNVAGRRFYRFADRAVSRLPLINKIYVSTRDLTAALFTQRQTLFRSAVLMEYPRRGIYSMAFVTANVPASFRRRAQAELPGDELVTLFVPTTPNPTSGVLIVAPRSELVELDITVSEAMKLVISGGAVFPGDEAEQKGATLIDLLDTWAHARGLKKDGGTS, encoded by the coding sequence ATGAATACCGTCTGGGCCTCCATCCGAAAAAACATCCTGATCGGGCTCCTGCTCGTCACTCCGCTGGCGGTCACTCTGTTCCTGATCCGGTTTTTGTACAACATCGTACACGGCCCGCTGAGCACGCTGCTGCCCGAGGCCATGCGCCATCCCGTCATGCAGCCGCTGCTCGTGCTCGCGGCGATAGGGCTGGGCATGCTCTGCCTGTTCCTGCTCGGATTCTTCTTCCGCAATGTCGCGGGCAGGCGATTTTACCGGTTCGCCGACCGGGCCGTGAGCCGCCTGCCCCTGATCAATAAAATCTATGTGTCCACACGCGACCTCACCGCCGCGCTTTTTACGCAGCGCCAGACGCTCTTCCGCTCGGCGGTATTGATGGAATACCCGCGCCGCGGCATCTACTCGATGGCCTTCGTCACCGCCAACGTGCCCGCCTCTTTCCGCCGGCGCGCTCAGGCCGAACTGCCCGGGGATGAACTGGTCACGCTGTTCGTACCCACCACCCCCAACCCCACCTCCGGCGTGCTGATCGTCGCCCCGCGCTCGGAGCTGGTCGAACTGGATATCACCGTATCCGAAGCGATGAAGCTGGTGATTTCCGGCGGCGCGGTCTTTCCGGGCGACGAAGCGGAGCAGAAGGGGGCCACCCTGATCGACCTGCTGGACACCTGGGCCCATGCCAGGGGCCTCAAAAAGGACGGGGGCACGTCATGA